One Cellulomonas soli DNA window includes the following coding sequences:
- a CDS encoding zinc finger domain-containing protein, which translates to MSPLEIPCPRCDAPAGSPCVTGEGQVRDHTHRRRGIAAAAAGDDHSPQP; encoded by the coding sequence ATGAGCCCCCTCGAGATCCCCTGTCCCCGTTGCGACGCACCCGCCGGCAGCCCGTGCGTCACGGGCGAGGGCCAGGTGCGCGACCACACCCACCGCCGCCGCGGGATCGCTGCCGCCGCTGCCGGCGACGACCACAGCCCGCAGCCCTGA
- a CDS encoding DUF4956 domain-containing protein: MSAYLLFAVDLIAICVLTFAVYFPRHHRRDLVVAFLGVNVGVLVVAGALAQSTVGAGLGLGLFGVLSIIRLRSTELTQHEVAYYFAALALGLLGGLAAGPVLLTVGLMALLVLVLALADSPRLLSRHRQQLMVLDQAVVDETELVDRLEQLLGARVLRADVQRLDLVNDTTVVEVRYELLPSAARRTDPVPAPTVVRSVPDRAGLAPADVTAATVSHLPAGVTR, encoded by the coding sequence GTGTCCGCCTACCTTCTCTTCGCGGTCGACCTGATCGCCATCTGCGTGCTCACGTTCGCGGTCTACTTCCCCCGGCACCATCGCCGGGACCTCGTCGTGGCATTCCTCGGCGTCAACGTCGGTGTGCTGGTCGTCGCCGGCGCACTCGCGCAGAGCACGGTCGGCGCGGGCCTCGGGCTCGGGCTGTTCGGCGTGCTGTCGATCATCCGGCTGCGGTCGACCGAGCTGACCCAGCACGAGGTCGCGTACTACTTCGCCGCCCTCGCGCTCGGCCTCCTCGGCGGGCTGGCCGCCGGACCCGTCCTGCTGACGGTCGGCCTGATGGCCCTGCTCGTGCTGGTGCTCGCGCTGGCCGACTCGCCCCGGCTGCTCAGCCGCCACCGGCAGCAGCTCATGGTGCTCGACCAGGCCGTGGTCGACGAGACCGAGCTGGTGGACCGGCTCGAGCAGCTTCTGGGTGCCCGGGTGCTGCGGGCCGACGTGCAGCGGCTCGACCTGGTGAACGACACGACCGTCGTCGAGGTCCGCTACGAGCTGCTGCCCTCGGCCGCGCGCCGGACGGACCCCGTGCCGGCACCCACCGTGGTCCGATCCGTGCCGGACCGTGCCGGCCTGGCACCGGCGGACGTCACGGCCGCCACCGTCTCGCACCTGCCGGCCGGGGTGACCCGATGA
- a CDS encoding polyphosphate polymerase domain-containing protein gives MTTTLPRPASATTDPATGPVTDPGTDPLHALGLLDPIDLAELTERASLQTRVDRKYVVPLTELPTLLAGLEPGARVLEIDGGRSFAYESVYFDTPELDSYLGAARRRRRRYKVRTRTYVDSALCWVEVKTRGPRGCTVKTRLPHDVHSRAVLTGDATVFTHHVLSEADVAPPAAEDEVAGTPLTPTLVSRYRRTTIHLPATDSRTTIDTDLEWIDPVDGERITFDGYAIVETKTGSTPSSTDRLLWRHGHRPVRISKYGTGMAVLHPDLPATPWRRVLDRHVLPAVA, from the coding sequence ATGACCACGACGCTCCCCCGACCCGCCTCCGCCACGACCGACCCTGCGACGGGCCCTGTGACCGACCCTGGGACAGACCCGCTGCACGCGCTGGGCCTGCTCGACCCGATCGACCTCGCCGAGCTCACCGAGCGGGCGTCCCTGCAGACCCGCGTCGACCGCAAGTACGTCGTGCCGCTCACCGAGCTGCCCACCCTGCTGGCCGGGCTCGAGCCCGGGGCCCGGGTGCTGGAGATCGACGGCGGTCGCTCGTTCGCCTACGAGTCGGTGTACTTCGACACCCCCGAGCTGGACTCCTACCTCGGTGCGGCCCGCCGCCGGCGCCGCCGCTACAAGGTCCGCACGCGCACCTACGTCGACTCGGCGCTGTGCTGGGTCGAGGTGAAGACCCGTGGCCCGCGCGGCTGCACCGTCAAGACGCGCCTGCCGCACGACGTGCACTCCCGGGCGGTGCTCACGGGCGACGCGACGGTGTTCACGCACCACGTGCTCAGCGAGGCCGACGTGGCCCCGCCCGCCGCAGAGGACGAGGTCGCCGGCACGCCGCTGACCCCGACCCTGGTCAGCCGGTACCGCCGCACGACGATCCACCTGCCGGCGACCGACAGCCGCACGACGATCGACACCGACCTGGAGTGGATCGACCCCGTCGACGGCGAGCGCATCACGTTCGACGGTTACGCGATCGTCGAGACGAAGACCGGCTCGACACCGTCCTCCACCGACCGCCTGCTGTGGCGGCACGGCCACCGCCCCGTGCGGATCTCCAAGTACGGCACCGGCATGGCCGTGCTGCACCCCGACCTGCCCGCGACCCCGTGGCGACGTGTGCTCGACCGGCACGTCCTGCCTGCGGTCGCGTGA
- a CDS encoding carbohydrate-binding domain-containing protein: MRRPTLKLLLPAALTAALLVGCSSTTDATDSTGSDTASGTVIEAATDADLTVESAMAANTAAETVESTWDESAEVTIALTGSSATVDGDGVSVDGSTVTITAPGTYRVSGTLDDGSLVVNSTGDGLVRIVLDDASLSSTTTSPLQVTDATAVAVVLEDGTANSLSDASEYVYAADVDEPNAALFSTADLTITGTGSLDVQGNANDGIASKDGLVIESGTITVDAVDDAIRGKDYVVVNGGTLDVTAGGDGIKSDNDEDAALGYVYVSGGDLTVTAVDDGLTATTDVIVGGGTIAVQTGGGAGASVADDATPKGLVGDVSVVIGGGTLLVDAADDAVHSGGVVSVADGVLTLASGDDGIHADNALQISGGAIEVTDSYEGLEAGQITVAGGDVSVIASDDGVNAASSTEDATEDTSGDAAAGPGGEMATDANALVTISGGSLYVESEGDGLDSNGSMVMTGGTVVVAGPTNSGNGALDFNGTFEVSGGELIAVGAAGMAQTPTDGSSQSFVGFTMSTTEGDGSVVHVLDADGNVVASFQATKSFSSVVYTSSDITSGEEYTLSVGGSVGDDAVNGLSHSGDADGASSVGTATAGTVIAGMGGGGGMAGGDGGGRQRP, translated from the coding sequence ATGCGACGCCCCACCCTGAAGCTGCTCCTGCCCGCGGCGCTCACCGCCGCGCTCCTCGTCGGCTGCTCCTCGACGACCGACGCGACCGACTCGACCGGCTCGGACACCGCGTCGGGCACCGTGATCGAGGCGGCCACCGACGCCGACCTGACCGTCGAGTCCGCGATGGCCGCGAACACCGCCGCCGAGACCGTCGAGTCCACGTGGGACGAGTCCGCCGAGGTGACGATCGCCCTGACCGGCTCGTCGGCCACGGTCGACGGCGACGGCGTGAGCGTCGACGGCTCGACGGTCACGATCACCGCGCCGGGCACGTACCGGGTGTCCGGGACGCTGGACGACGGCTCGCTCGTCGTGAACAGCACGGGTGACGGGCTCGTGCGGATCGTGCTCGACGACGCGTCCCTGTCGAGCACGACGACCTCGCCGCTGCAGGTCACCGACGCGACCGCGGTCGCCGTCGTCCTGGAGGACGGCACGGCCAACAGCCTGTCCGACGCGAGCGAGTACGTGTACGCCGCGGACGTCGACGAGCCCAACGCGGCCCTGTTCTCGACCGCCGACCTGACCATCACGGGCACCGGTTCGCTCGACGTGCAGGGCAACGCGAACGACGGCATCGCGAGCAAGGACGGTCTGGTCATCGAGTCCGGCACGATCACGGTCGACGCGGTCGACGACGCGATCCGGGGGAAGGACTACGTCGTGGTCAACGGCGGCACGCTCGACGTGACGGCCGGCGGCGACGGCATCAAGTCCGACAACGACGAGGACGCCGCCCTCGGCTACGTCTACGTCTCCGGCGGCGACCTCACGGTGACGGCGGTCGACGACGGCCTCACCGCGACCACCGACGTCATCGTCGGCGGCGGCACGATCGCCGTGCAGACCGGCGGGGGCGCCGGTGCGTCCGTCGCGGACGACGCCACGCCGAAGGGCCTGGTCGGCGACGTGTCGGTGGTGATCGGCGGCGGCACGCTGCTCGTCGACGCGGCGGACGACGCCGTGCACTCCGGCGGGGTCGTGTCCGTGGCCGACGGCGTGCTCACGCTCGCCTCGGGCGACGACGGCATCCACGCCGACAACGCGTTGCAGATCAGCGGCGGCGCGATCGAGGTCACCGACTCGTACGAGGGTCTCGAGGCCGGGCAGATCACGGTCGCCGGCGGTGACGTGTCGGTGATCGCGAGCGACGACGGCGTGAACGCCGCGTCCTCCACCGAGGACGCCACGGAGGACACCTCGGGCGACGCCGCTGCCGGTCCGGGCGGGGAGATGGCGACCGACGCGAACGCGCTGGTCACGATCTCGGGCGGCTCGCTGTACGTCGAGTCGGAGGGCGACGGCCTGGACTCCAACGGGTCCATGGTGATGACCGGTGGCACGGTCGTCGTGGCGGGCCCGACGAACTCGGGCAACGGCGCGCTCGACTTCAACGGCACGTTCGAGGTCTCCGGCGGCGAGCTCATCGCCGTGGGTGCGGCCGGCATGGCGCAGACCCCGACGGACGGGTCGTCGCAGTCGTTCGTCGGCTTCACGATGTCGACGACCGAGGGCGACGGGTCGGTCGTGCACGTGCTCGACGCGGACGGGAACGTCGTGGCCTCGTTCCAGGCCACCAAGAGCTTCTCGTCGGTCGTGTACACCTCCTCCGACATCACCTCGGGCGAGGAGTACACGCTCTCGGTCGGCGGCTCGGTCGGCGACGACGCGGTGAACGGGCTCTCGCACTCCGGTGACGCCGACGGTGCGTCCTCGGTGGGGACCGCGACGGCGGGCACCGTCATCGCGGGCATGGGCGGGGGCGGCGGGATGGCTGGTGGCGACGGCGGCGGGCGTCAGCGCCCCTGA
- a CDS encoding nitroreductase family deazaflavin-dependent oxidoreductase yields MPLTGEYAPSTSEWAREQAELYERTDGREGNLLQGRPVIILTTLGARSGKLRKTALMRVEHDGEYVVVASKGGAPEHPAWYGNLVEHPLAELQDGAVRRDYTVRELEGAERETWWARAVEVWPDYVTYTTRTDRLIPLLLLTPVTD; encoded by the coding sequence ATGCCTCTGACTGGTGAGTACGCGCCGAGCACGTCCGAGTGGGCCCGCGAGCAGGCCGAGCTCTACGAACGCACCGACGGCCGCGAGGGCAACCTGCTGCAGGGCCGCCCGGTCATCATCCTGACGACGTTGGGCGCCCGGTCGGGCAAGCTGCGCAAGACCGCGCTCATGCGGGTCGAGCACGACGGCGAGTACGTCGTGGTCGCCTCGAAGGGCGGGGCGCCCGAGCACCCGGCCTGGTACGGCAACCTGGTCGAGCACCCGCTGGCCGAGCTGCAGGACGGGGCCGTCCGACGCGACTACACGGTGCGCGAGCTCGAGGGCGCCGAGCGCGAGACGTGGTGGGCGCGGGCCGTGGAGGTCTGGCCGGACTACGTCACCTACACCACGCGCACCGACCGTCTGATCCCGCTGCTGCTGCTCACGCCCGTCACCGACTGA
- a CDS encoding TM2 domain-containing protein: MSDQVPAPAPVPAYGVAPEGKSRVIVGVLGILLGSLGVHNFYLGFTQKAVIQLVLSIVTFGVAGLWGFIEGIIYLVSKDPKWSVDAAGVPLV, from the coding sequence ATGTCCGACCAGGTTCCCGCGCCCGCGCCGGTCCCCGCCTACGGCGTCGCCCCCGAGGGCAAGTCGCGCGTCATCGTCGGTGTGCTCGGCATCCTGCTGGGCTCGCTGGGTGTGCACAACTTCTACCTGGGCTTCACCCAGAAGGCCGTCATCCAGCTCGTGCTGTCCATCGTGACGTTCGGTGTCGCCGGCCTCTGGGGCTTCATCGAGGGCATCATCTACCTCGTCTCGAAGGACCCGAAGTGGTCCGTCGACGCCGCGGGCGTGCCGCTCGTCTGA
- a CDS encoding amino acid permease: MASNRSVLRRKSVEETLAAVDDPERSLTRTLTAWDLAVLGVAVAVGAGIFSVGATAAANYAGPSVIVSFLIASVVCGLAIMCYAEFASTLPVAGSAYTFSYATMGELAAWIIGWDLILEMLLAAAVIAKFWGVYLADAFGLFGIGIPTTLHLGPVDMEWGPVLITAIFTTLLVIGTRLSARVNSVFTIIKIAITLFVVVAGFFYIDKANYTPFVPPSQPAAGATALDQPLFAFLSGMQPSTYGVVGILSGAALVFFAFIGFDVVATTAEETKDPQRTVPRGILGGLAIVTVLYILVTVVVTGMVSYQDLAASGSPSLTTAFVLVGADWAGKIISVGILVGLTSVLLVLLLGLTRVVFAMSRDGLLPRSVSKTHHRFHTPARLQIGVGIVVALIAGFSRVELLEEMINIGTLSAFVLVSFGVPILRRTRPDLARGFRVPWSPVLPIVAGLACLWLMLNLTTLTWIRFAVWLAVGMVVYGTYSYRHSQLAVRAATQTESAEPGV; encoded by the coding sequence CCGCCTGGGACCTCGCCGTGCTCGGCGTGGCCGTCGCGGTCGGTGCCGGCATCTTCTCCGTCGGTGCCACCGCCGCCGCGAACTACGCCGGACCGTCGGTCATCGTCTCGTTCCTCATCGCCTCGGTCGTGTGCGGCCTGGCGATCATGTGCTACGCCGAGTTCGCCTCGACGCTGCCCGTCGCCGGCTCCGCGTACACGTTCTCCTACGCGACCATGGGCGAGCTCGCCGCCTGGATCATCGGCTGGGACCTCATCCTCGAGATGCTGCTGGCCGCCGCCGTCATCGCGAAGTTCTGGGGCGTCTACCTCGCGGACGCGTTCGGGCTGTTCGGCATCGGGATCCCGACGACGCTGCACCTCGGGCCGGTCGACATGGAGTGGGGACCGGTGCTCATCACCGCGATCTTCACGACGCTGCTGGTCATCGGCACACGCCTGTCCGCGCGGGTGAACAGCGTGTTCACGATCATCAAGATCGCCATCACCCTGTTCGTCGTCGTCGCCGGCTTCTTCTACATCGACAAGGCGAACTACACGCCGTTCGTGCCGCCGTCGCAGCCCGCCGCCGGGGCGACCGCGCTCGACCAGCCGCTGTTCGCGTTCCTGTCCGGCATGCAGCCCTCGACGTACGGGGTCGTCGGCATCCTGTCCGGTGCCGCGCTCGTGTTCTTCGCGTTCATCGGCTTCGACGTCGTGGCGACCACCGCGGAGGAGACGAAGGACCCGCAGCGGACCGTCCCGCGCGGCATCCTCGGCGGCCTGGCCATCGTCACCGTGCTGTACATCCTGGTGACGGTCGTCGTCACGGGCATGGTCAGCTACCAGGACCTCGCCGCCTCCGGCAGCCCGTCGCTGACCACGGCGTTCGTGCTGGTCGGCGCGGACTGGGCGGGCAAGATCATCTCGGTCGGCATCCTCGTCGGCCTCACGTCGGTGCTGCTCGTCCTGCTGCTCGGCCTGACCCGCGTGGTCTTCGCGATGAGCCGTGACGGCCTGCTGCCCCGCTCGGTGTCCAAGACGCACCACCGGTTCCACACGCCGGCCCGCCTGCAGATCGGCGTCGGGATCGTCGTGGCGCTCATCGCCGGGTTCTCCCGCGTGGAGCTGCTCGAGGAGATGATCAACATCGGGACGCTGTCCGCGTTCGTGCTCGTGAGCTTCGGGGTGCCGATCCTGAGGCGGACGCGACCGGACCTGGCGCGCGGGTTCCGGGTGCCGTGGTCGCCCGTGCTGCCGATCGTCGCGGGGCTCGCGTGCCTGTGGCTCATGCTCAACCTGACGACCCTGACCTGGATCCGGTTCGCCGTCTGGCTGGCCGTCGGCATGGTCGTCTACGGGACGTACTCCTACCGGCACAGCCAGCTCGCCGTGCGGGCCGCCACGCAGACCGAGAGCGCTGAACCCGGGGTCTGA